ACGACCAATGCCTTGGGCGTATACAAGCCGGTCTGGACAAGGCAACCGCGATACTAAGCAGCGCAGAGCCCAAGGCTCGTGGTGTGCGGATACTACCAGGACAGTGCACATATGCTTTTTTCGAAGCATTGAGCTGCGACGCATTGGTACGGAACGAGGATCGCCTCACTCAGCACTTTGACGCCCCGTTCGATCTCGTACAGACCAAGAAGCGATTAAAGGTCCAGACCTACCTTCCTGCCATGACTCGGTTCCTGTTCAGTAAGAAGGAGCGCCGCCAAAGGTGGGCTGCACTTTCTTGGTCAACCTCCAAGCGCAATCTTATCAAGTCAGAGTTCGAGTGGGCCGTGCGAGACTACATGATCAGCGCCATGATGAAGATTCAGATGAACAACCTCGACATCGAGCTTGTTCCAATATTCTGGAGTGGAGCTCGGCTCATCATAAGCAAGATGGATAGGGAACTGATCACGGAATATATTCGTGGCCTAGACGGGAACTTCTACCGGTTGATGCTCGATCACCTCTCATTGAAGTCGGAGGCTTTCCTTGACATACTCGCTACGATGGAGGAATTGTTGAAAAAGGCACCGGTCGACTTCTGGGAAGGCATGAATGCTGTGACTCCCTCCATCGCAACGGTAGTGGAACAAATTCTTAACAGCCCTGTCCTACAACAAGTGCTCATTGCAGCAAACGAAGGGGACGAGCAGGGCATGTCCAACCTCAAAGCGTCATTCAGCTGGATACCGCTCTTTGTCGCGTCTATCAAGCCAGCAAATCTTGGTCCAGCGACTAGGCCGTTTGCCCAGGCGCTTTTCGGTCGGTTTCAAGACGGACGATATCCATCAGTCTCTAAAGCTATGTGTTATCGCGAGGGTTTGAAAGTGCTGGAATTTACTTTCAAGAAGATGTGCGAAGGCAAGACAATAGACAAGTTTGTGGGGCAGCCCACGGTCAACGGCATGATGGACATGTTTTCAACACATGTTCAGCTGTTGGTGTCGAGACTGAAGCAATTTGGCGACAGTGACACCGATTTGGAGGATCAAGACCTGACCTTGACTGTGATCCAGAATGCTTTTTTACTCGAGGCTCAGTCTTTGCTCATTGAGAGACAGCTAATCTCTGCAAAGAAGCCTTCTCCAACAGAGACGCCATCGTCTGCACCGATATGGAAAACTATACTGAAGGCGATCGACCACCAGAGCTTGGAGCTTGCTTCCCATTTACTGGTCGCGGGGAGAAGCCTGATTGGACTTGAGCCTCTATCGATGAAGTCTGGCATCGAGAAGATCCCTGCTGAAGTGCGCCACTTCAACGACCGCTTTAAGCTTTTATCTCAGTCCGTCACAGATGTGGTTGATCGGCTCTCTGAGTTCAACCCTTCGCAGCTGCACGCCCTTTTCGAAAAGCCGGTCGCAGCAAGTGCGATCGTCTCATTGCTGTTTTCATCGACACAGGACACCAGAAGCTCAGCTATTGAGCTGATGAAGGTTATCAGCTTGGAAGAGGAGCGACGAAACGCTCTGCAGTACATTCTGAAGAACTACTTTAAGAACGTAGTCATGGGTATTTCGGACTCGGTTCGTCAGGTCATGCGCAAAAAGGCTTTCGCTCCTACACCAAGTATGATCAGGACGTGTAGGGACGTCATCGATGTTCTGTGCAACTCACAGGATGGTATATTACGAACCAAAGATCTGAACACTGCAGAAGCAGCGGCGACGATGACTCTGTGGAAGAACCTATGGGATTCGTTGACCATGATCTTCGCGACTACGGAGGCTTGGAGCAATCTGGGTTTCTACGACAAGCAGATGATGATGGACTTCTGTCGAGATACTATGCAATTTGCTGACGAAGTCTTCGACCAGTGCAGTATCTTCGCGACTGCGTTGAAGAAGCAAGCTCGTTCAGGTGATGACGAGAGCAAGGCCAAGACGGAGCTTTTGCAGGAGCTGCTCGAACTTCCAGCGAATGCCATGGAGGGCTTAGCAAAGTGGTTGCGTCTTCGAGATGAGTTCCTGTCAAGCAAGTCCGTCACTCTCATCAGTAAACTGCTTGTTCGCCTGCACAACGTATCCATTGAGATCAACACTGACACACTCTCTTACATGGAGAGGATTTTGACCGGCGACATCCGCGCCAAGCTCAGCACTACACAACAGGCTGAGCTGCAACAAGCTCTTGAAACCCATCTTGGTCATTCCATCGTCAAAGAAGAGGAATCCGTACAGCCAAAGCAAGCTTCCATTAGCAAATGGATGTCTACCGGCGCAGCAGCATCGCCAAGCGACGCAAAGGCGAGGCTGTTGTCAAGCCTTACTTCAGGTTCGGTCGCCTTCAAAGAGAAACGCGAAGCGATGCGAGCCTCAGAAGCGAAACTTGCCAAGCAAAAGGCTCTCGATGCCCAGAAGAATGCTTCTCAAGATGAGTTTAGGAGGAAACGTCAGCTCGAGCTACAGAGGCGCGAGAAAGAGAAGGCCGCCGCTATCGCCAAAGCCAAACAGGCTCGAGGGCTTACGCAGACTAACGAGGCAGGCTCGGGGCTCGAAGGCCTTGGTGTGCTGGGTAAAGACTCAGCAGCTAAGGGAGAAGGTCTCATGCACTCATCTGATGAGTCCGAAGACAGCGATGGCGATATTGACGAGGATCTTTTCGGGATCAAGAAGCCGAAGGCAACCACTGGGCCGAAAACCAACATTGTCAACGAAGTCAAGATTCAAATGCCGttcaagaagaagagggtACAGCGCTCAATCAAGGATATGCGAGCCCGTCTTGCTCCTGACTTGTCTTCACTCCATAGGGCGATCCTCAGCTGGGACTACTACTACGAAGGCGACTACCCACCAAACTCGAACCCTGGAATCTACTCCAAAGTACTCAACACATTCCGAACACCAAATGATTACCAGGCGACCTTTGAACCTCTTTTGACACTTGAAGCGTGGCAAGGATTTGTCAAAGCTCGTGAAGAAAACCAGAACAAAGCTTACGAAGTCCGTATCACGTCACGGGCAAGTGTCGATATGTTCCAGGAAGTCGGCAGTACGATGACACACGAAGAGAACCGCGACATTTTTATCTCTGAAGGCGACATCATTCTCCTTTCGCGGACGAAAACACCTTCTGCTGAGGTGCCAACATGTCTTGCTAGGGTGTTCCGTGTCAAAAGGAAACAGCAGCACATTGAAGTATCCTACCGCGTGGTACCTGGTAACCCCCTCTCGTCCGCTCTAAACCCAAGTAGCGCTGTATTTGGAGTAAAGCTGCAGTCCATCACTCCGCTTGAGCGCGAGTATGGCGCGCTGAAGGGTCTTCAGTACTACGATCTGTGTGATGAGATCATACGGGCGAAGCCATCACCTCTTTTGACGTACAGCGACAAACAGACCGATTCGTTGATGGAAAACTACAATCTGAACAGGGCACAAGCCAAGGCAGTCAAATCAGCTATCGACAATGATGCTTTCACGTTGATCCAAGGGTACGCGGTATATTTTTTCCAATATTGAGCACAATGCTAATGCGGTCACAGTCCTCCTGGTTCCGGAAAAACTAAAACTATTACTGCCATTGTCGGGGCGGTTTTATCCGACGCTTTACGTAGAGGTGGTACAGCTGTACCTATTCCCGGCGGGCAGCAGCGAAACGATACTGCAGCAAAGAAGTTGTTAGTCTGCGCACCCAGCAACGCTGCTGTTGATGAACTGGTCATGCGTTTTAAAACTGGCGTCAAGACTTTGGGCGGTGAAGAGCGCAAACTCAATATTGTACGTCTTGGTCGCAGTGATGCTATCAAAGCCAATGTCCAGGATGTCTGTCTGGAAGAGCTTGTCAGCCAGAGGTTGGGCACTTCCAACCCCAAAAACAACGACCGTGAGGCGACGCAGAAGCTATTCACAGACCACAAAGCGATATCGGAGAAGCTCAGGAATGCCATTGCGCAAATTCAAACCGGTGAGCTGAAGGGAGATGATGCCACAAAACTCCAGGACGATATCAACGCTCTCCGAAAGCAAAAGCAGAATCTTGGGACCAAGATCGACAACGCGAAGGATGACGAAAAGCTAGCTGGTCGTAACGCGGATCTCAATCGTCGACGAGCTCAAGAAGCGATTTTGAACGATGCACATGTCATCTGCGCAACGCTCAGTGGCTCCGGTCACGAAATGTTCCAAGGTCTTAGCATTGAGTTTGAAACAGTCATAGTGGACGAGGCCGCGCAGTGTGTTGAGATGAGTGCTCTCATCCCTCTCAAGTACGGATGCGCTAAGTGTATCCTTGTTGGTGATCCCAAACAGCTGCCACCGACGGTCTTTTCGAAAGAAGCTGCCCGCTTTGCGTATGAGCAGAGTTTGTTCGTTCGCATGCAGAAGAACCATCCAGACGATGTCCATCTTCTGGATACGCAGTATCGTATGCATCCTGAAATCAGTCTGTTCCCGAGCCAAACGTTCTACGACGGCAAACTCCTGGATGGTGGTGACATGGCTGGTCTGCGTAAGCAACCTTGGCACCAGAGTATGCTCCTTGGACCATATCGATTTTTCGACGTTCAGGGTCAGCAATCAGCTGCACCTAAGGGTCATTCGCTTATCAACAGAGCGGAAATTGATGTTGCTCTACAGTTGTACAAGCGACTGACCAGCGACTACTCCAGCTATGACTTCAAAGGCAAAGTCGGCATCATCACCCCCTACAAGAGTCAACTCAAGGAGCTGAAGAGCCAATTCACATACGTCTATGGCGCTAATATCATCGACGAAATTGACTTCAACACTACCGATGCATTCCAGGGTCGAGAAAGCGAAGTCATCATTTTCTCTTGCGTGCGTGCGTCTCCGGCAGGCGGGATCGGTTTCTTACAGGATATCCGTCGTATGAACGTTGGCCTCACACGTGCCAAGTCCTCGCTGTGGGTCTTGGGTAACTCACAATCGCTTGTCCGTGGAGAGTTCTGGAAGAAGCTCGTCGTGAACgcgaaagaaagaaagagatACACAGATGGTAACGTGATGAGGATGCTCAGTGAACACTCCAACAAGTACCCAGCGCCCAAAGAAGGGTATGTCAAATCGCATCGTCCAACGCCGGAGGTCAAATCTGAGCCAATGAGTGGAAACGGAAGTGGCCAGTCTCATGGAAACGGTGCTTTCAAACAGGCAAACGAGCAAGAGGTCAAACAAGAGGACCAGCAAGAGGTTAAGAAAGAGCTAGGCCTTGTGCACCATGCAAAGCGCAAGCTTAG
Above is a genomic segment from Ascochyta rabiei chromosome 10, complete sequence containing:
- a CDS encoding DEAD-box type RNA helicase, which gives rise to MAEILEKINELRALPEDQHLFCPRVGEDGTIYYDEDVANYPPETDPAALKDRELRIQEAEERKWAALKATEILAFDGEEAAPHKEWLLSRLNQLMQSCDVCVRVFHQSRAEWKTRLVDTYDEGNIGDFLNVVDDQCLGRIQAGLDKATAILSSAEPKARGVRILPGQCTYAFFEALSCDALVRNEDRLTQHFDAPFDLVQTKKRLKVQTYLPAMTRFLFSKKERRQRWAALSWSTSKRNLIKSEFEWAVRDYMISAMMKIQMNNLDIELVPIFWSGARLIISKMDRELITEYIRGLDGNFYRLMLDHLSLKSEAFLDILATMEELLKKAPVDFWEGMNAVTPSIATVVEQILNSPVLQQVLIAANEGDEQGMSNLKASFSWIPLFVASIKPANLGPATRPFAQALFGRFQDGRYPSVSKAMCYREGLKVLEFTFKKMCEGKTIDKFVGQPTVNGMMDMFSTHVQLLVSRLKQFGDSDTDLEDQDLTLTVIQNAFLLEAQSLLIERQLISAKKPSPTETPSSAPIWKTILKAIDHQSLELASHLLVAGRSLIGLEPLSMKSGIEKIPAEVRHFNDRFKLLSQSVTDVVDRLSEFNPSQLHALFEKPVAASAIVSLLFSSTQDTRSSAIELMKVISLEEERRNALQYILKNYFKNVVMGISDSVRQVMRKKAFAPTPSMIRTCRDVIDVLCNSQDGILRTKDLNTAEAAATMTLWKNLWDSLTMIFATTEAWSNLGFYDKQMMMDFCRDTMQFADEVFDQCSIFATALKKQARSGDDESKAKTELLQELLELPANAMEGLAKWLRLRDEFLSSKSVTLISKLLVRLHNVSIEINTDTLSYMERILTGDIRAKLSTTQQAELQQALETHLGHSIVKEEESVQPKQASISKWMSTGAAASPSDAKARLLSSLTSGSVAFKEKREAMRASEAKLAKQKALDAQKNASQDEFRRKRQLELQRREKEKAAAIAKAKQARGLTQTNEAGSGLEGLGVLGKDSAAKGEGLMHSSDESEDSDGDIDEDLFGIKKPKATTGPKTNIVNEVKIQMPFKKKRVQRSIKDMRARLAPDLSSLHRAILSWDYYYEGDYPPNSNPGIYSKVLNTFRTPNDYQATFEPLLTLEAWQGFVKAREENQNKAYEVRITSRASVDMFQEVGSTMTHEENRDIFISEGDIILLSRTKTPSAEVPTCLARVFRVKRKQQHIEVSYRVVPGNPLSSALNPSSAVFGVKLQSITPLEREYGALKGLQYYDLCDEIIRAKPSPLLTYSDKQTDSLMENYNLNRAQAKAVKSAIDNDAFTLIQGPPGSGKTKTITAIVGAVLSDALRRGGTAVPIPGGQQRNDTAAKKLLVCAPSNAAVDELVMRFKTGVKTLGGEERKLNIVRLGRSDAIKANVQDVCLEELVSQRLGTSNPKNNDREATQKLFTDHKAISEKLRNAIAQIQTGELKGDDATKLQDDINALRKQKQNLGTKIDNAKDDEKLAGRNADLNRRRAQEAILNDAHVICATLSGSGHEMFQGLSIEFETVIVDEAAQCVEMSALIPLKYGCAKCILVGDPKQLPPTVFSKEAARFAYEQSLFVRMQKNHPDDVHLLDTQYRMHPEISLFPSQTFYDGKLLDGGDMAGLRKQPWHQSMLLGPYRFFDVQGQQSAAPKGHSLINRAEIDVALQLYKRLTSDYSSYDFKGKVGIITPYKSQLKELKSQFTYVYGANIIDEIDFNTTDAFQGRESEVIIFSCVRASPAGGIGFLQDIRRMNVGLTRAKSSLWVLGNSQSLVRGEFWKKLVVNAKERKRYTDGNVMRMLSEHSNKYPAPKEGYVKSHRPTPEVKSEPMSGNGSGQSHGNGAFKQANEQEVKQEDQQEVKKELGLVHHAKRKLSDSPVVKAERNGDDFDMIDAPSDTASNANTNAYNGGSGRSTPAAFSDANARSSPAVDSDRANTPNQDMLGGVRAKPKIKKRPKPSGPFIDNRPKKPRTG